The genomic stretch ATGAAGAAGAACCCTACATTTTCCCCTTTTCCTAATGTTCTCTCTTTTTCATCATTTTCCCCTCCCTTTTCTTCTCCCCCCTTACCATTCTTTCTTCCGTCTCCCCCTTCCTTAACATACTATTTTTCCCCAGCTTTGGCGCAAGTCAAGCACTGTTAACAGCCAACAGCTTGAAAATGAAGAGCTACTTCTTTCTTCAGCCTTGCTAACAAACACACTGCTATTGCCTACTAATCATATTGCATAGGCGTATACACCTAAATGTAGGCCTACTTATATGCATTTTTATAATAATCTGCTTTGTCACATATGCGCGTTATTTGACTCGAAAACGATGAGCATTACAACGTGTCCAGTAGGTCGTTTAAACTCTCGTTATCATCCTACAGATGGCAGTATTGCAGTTCTTTTAAAGACGTCTGCAGGACTTGAAATCGACAGtcttatgtaggctacatttATATGCAGGCTAGCCGCTATGCATTATTATATTCATCCACTTCGTTATGCGTTTTGAATCGAGCATAAGGACCGGCAGTGAACAGTTTTCTCCTCAATAAAAAAGCTTGTTACAATCTATGGTTAAAGTGCACTATCAATTGCGAGTCAACAACTGCTTTATGCAGTGTGTGCCACAGAGAACTGATGATGACAATGATAGCCTACATGACTGCTATTTGACAAATGCAGAAGGCTCttcgttaaaaaaaaaaaaaaattgataaaCCTACATGTTTAAGGACCTGATTTATATTTTTAAAATTAAAGCATAACTGTGGGAAGTATGGGGTGCAGAGGGTGCTGCAGCGCCCCCTGAAAAATGTGGACTGATATAGCCGTCTGCAGTGCAGGCAAAACTTTTTTCCATAAacgttgtcatcaaagtctggcattctctggatttatggtgctttcaagacaaaaaAGACAAAAAAGAAAGTCAAATCaggacgtcagtgatcttcaggtcggagctctagaaagaggcccgagttcccgacttggaattccgactTGGATGATGTTCAAAACGTATTTACctagtcggagctcgttttttcccgagttcccagttgtcttgaactcactgaagtctgagatttcccagttccgagtttccagttgttctggattgacagcatggccaatgtattcaaccttttctggcccatggtgttgcgtgtgaatgtttatcctcgtttttttcagagttcccagttgtcttgaaagcaccactaGTCAAGGATGCATCAGTGCAATATTGGCACACAGCATTCTGTTACAGACCAATGGAACAAGTACATCTTGAATTTGTAGATTTAAAATATCCCTCTAGTGGCCAGGGTTgacctattttaagaaatgccattggttggTGGGTTTAAAGTATAAGTTATTTCACAGGCTGATGGAGAAGTTGTGCCAAGATATATTCCATAGGCTACCACCTTTtgaggttagcatagggctaacgtGTGCCATGTTATCTGATGGGACCTCAATTCGCTTGAACGTTTGCTACGTTCCGGAACAATTTGTACTGAACGACACGTTTCCGCAAAACGTTTTTGAACGGAGtttgaggtacatttgctcccGTTTGGTGGCCTGAAGCAATGAGTGACGTATTTAAATGGCCGTGGCCATGTTTACAGCGTTCCCTGACCCATAATCCATGGCCACATTTACAGTGTTCCCCAACCCCATAATCCAACCCCTCCCCGTTTGTTTCCGTTCAATTTAACGTTCCAGAATGTAAAAACGTACTGAATGCAGCCAAACTACAATTTAGCGTTCTGCCACATGCAATTAAATCGACGCTTTTCATTGgctgattttatttgtattttatatttaAATGGTTGCCAGGGGTTCcatctcacgtcaccccgctcctccgcacactccactggcttccagttgaagctcacatctgctacaagaccatggtgcttgcctacggagatgtgaggggaacggcacctccgtacattCAGGCTCTGattagtccctacacccaaacgagggcattgcgttcatccacctctggcctgctggctcccctacctctgcggaagcatagttcccgctcagcccagtcaaaactgttcgctgctctggcaccccaatggtggaacaatctccctcacaacgccaggacagcggagtcactcaccaccttctggagacatttgaaaccccacctctttaaggaatacctgggataggataaagtaatcgttctaccccccttaccccaacccaaaccccaacccaaaaacaaacaaaaaaaaaaaaaaaaaacattgtgaagtggtgatcccactggctataaggtgaatgcacctatttgtaagtcgctctggataagagcgtctgctaaatgacgtaaatgtaaatgtaaatgtaaatgttgaaaaagtacccaattgtcatacttgagtaaaagtatagatacttTCATAGAAACTTACTCAattaaaagtgaaagtcagccagtaaaatactacttgagtaaaagtctaaaagtatttggttttaaatatacttaagtatcaaaagtaaatgtaactgctaaaatatacttaagtatcaaaagtaaaagtataaatcatttaaaattccttatattaagcataGCATAGGGCACCTTTTTCATGTTTTTTAtgtatttacggatagccaggggcacactccaacacttgcACACTATTTAtaaaagatgcatttgtgtttagtgagtccgccagcccagaggcagtagggatgaccaagtgttctcttgataagtgcgtgaatttgaccattttcctgtcctgctaagcattccaaatgtaacgagtacttttggttgtcaggtaatgtcacgccctggctctggggacacttgtttgttgagccagggtgtgagtttcctttgtcGATTCTAGTTGTTGTGTTTCTAGGTTGGCcaaagtggttctcaatcagaggcaactagtgtcagctgttgctggttgtctctgattgggaaccatatttattcagtctgtttgccacagtggggtgtgggatcttgttccgtggtggtgtgtttattgtaaccaaggacgtcacgttatcgttttgttcgtgtatcattaaataaataaataaataaataaataaataaataaatatgttcaccttccacgctgcgccttggtcctcctctcttcccgatGATCGTGACAggtaaaatgtatggagtaaaaagtacaatattttctttaggaatgaagtgaagtaaaagtaaagtacagataacccccaaaactacttaagtagtactttaaagtatttttacttaagtactttacaccactgatggtTTCTTATGTTCGCATGTACGGGCCTCAGGTCTCTTAGTTATGCCCAACGTTATTAATGAACAATACATGTTTTTCTTGACCAAATGCGACACATCTAATTTCCTTACAGTCAAAAAACCACACTAATCGCTTTGTCTGCATAGCGTCAACTTTCACCCAGGACAAAGTGCAGAGTTTTATCTCTCGCTTCACATACCCCACTCTGGCTGTAATCCTACACTAATTTCCCAGAAATGATTGCTGGGCGGAGGATCTCGTTCTTGAAGCTGGAAAGTGAAAGTAGAAAAATCATTATAGAACGCTGCTTGTAGTTTGAAGGTAAACATTATCATAGGTTTGTAAACCGTGTAAAGTTTATTATCGTCATTATAACCAATGTGGGCTATACCTCGACCAATCGGATTACGTCCATGTAGGGTGGTCGGCAGGAAAATGTTGAgtacagattattattattataactgttattgagtaaatgtatttattggtttctttcCATTTTGATAACAgatgaaaatgtaatgaattgaagGTGAGGGCATCAATCATCGCTGCATATTTTTTATTGGTTGTCAGGGTATTTAAGATACACAGTCCTTCATTGCCAAGGTAATGGCGTAACAGAACTCTCTTCTCTTCGTCTGGCAAGCCTCTTTCTCTGCCCTGTGTAATGTACAATTCAAAATAGTTTATCCAATTCAAAATAGTTTATCCAGTCATTCCAAGGATCCTGCGGCTGACCGGGTACCAGCAGAAATATTTGTTGAAGTAAAAATCGAAATGTATAGATTTTAAGGTTGTGtttaggggtggggtggggtcacgccaattttttatttttatggggtTGTCAGAAATTCTGGTGGAAAAAATGTGGTACTGCAGCTGAAAACGTTTGAATACCACTGACTTAAAGTAATGTATGTGTGTGCAAGAAGACCGATCAGTTGTAGCTTACTTGTGCTTACTTTGTGTTTTCAATATTAAAGTTAGTCATTTGTAATTTAGGGGTGTGCTTTCATTATTCAACTAGGTCATTTGTTATAGATGTGTTGTTTCCAGATTCAATGTGGTCATTAGTTATTCGATGCGTGGTGATTTGCTTTTACAGTGGACGAGTTATGTTTCAAGGTTCTTTATGACCATTTGTTATTAGATGTGTTCCGCATTCAAGATTTGTTGTGGTCATTTTATATTTTAATTGTGGCACAAATAATGTTACTTATACAGTACCTTCCTTTAACTCTATAGAGTTCTAACTTGTGCACTTTGCCCAGCCTTTTGAAATGTGTGTGTCATGAGAGAGAGTCAAATGTTGTAACTTTTCTCCCAATGTTTGCAGTTTGCATCAAAGTTCCATACGAAGTTGCACCTACCCTGACTGAGAATTTGAAGCCCAACGTGGTTAATCACAAGGCAAACGAAGATGGCGCCAGAATTAGACTTGTCCCCACCAACCATGTTTCTGCTGGTACCCGGTGAGCCGCAGGAGCCTTGGAATGACTGGATAAACTATTTTGAATTGTACATTACACAGGGCAGAGAAAGAGGCTTGCCAGACGAAGAGAAGAGAGTTCTGTTACGCCATTACCTTGGCAATGAGGGACTGTGCATCTTAAACACCCTGACAACCAATGAAACATATGCAGCGATGATTGATGCCCTCACTGTTTACTTCAGTAATGCTCAGAACCGTCAGGAGCCTCAGGACCGTCAGGAGCCTCAGGAGCCTCAGGACCGTCAGAAGCCTCAGGAGCCTCAGGCGCCTCAGGACCGTCAGGAGCCTCAGGACTGTCAGGAGCCTCAGGACCCGGATGATTCACAAAGAATCAAACAGAACAGTGAGTCAAACAGAACTTCCCAAAACGTTCACAATTCTGACCATCAAAATGGGAGCACAATATTCAACATTTGTACTAATAGCAACAATCACCCATCATGTTTTAAGGTCATAAATACTTCAGAAAAAAGTAATAGTTGGCCAGGGATTGGTAAGTACACGACACTTTGGGAATTGACCAAAACAAACATCGATTTAATAACAGAACATAATGTGTTGAATCCAGGTCACAGCACCATGTCTGTATCCATCCAAGtattagcccactgagctaaagcccaCCAAACTCACAAAGCCAACTCCATGACACTCATAGGTGGGATTCAGTATGACCAGCAATCCTGGAAAATATCCATGATGATGTGTTTTGTGTCATGGATATTTTCCAGCTAGTAGATGTAGGGTTTCTATTAGGATAGCTGTGAGGCTCTAGTGTGCAATGTAATGATATGTTGGGATTATATGAAGGGTGGATTGATGGGCTACTCTTGTGGATTAGGTGAATTACTAGTTGACTTGCTCGCTAACACATACATTAACTTTGTCAACAAGCAGGTTATCATAAAATAGtaatattttattttctatttagGAAAAAGGATGTTTGTTACAGGAGCAGCAGCAACAGTGGGAGCAGGTAAGATCATGTATTTAGTCAGCATGAATATTCTATTTGATCCAATAACTCCACTAATCTGATTTGTCTGTATTATCTTTGTTGATGTTtgctaaaaaaaacaaaaaacactttGTGGTCAAAATCCATTGTAAACATACTTTTGATAAGTTCAAACAAAGTAAATGGAACAATAATTGCCAGAATAAGAAACACAATATAAATGGAACAATAATTGTCAGTATAAGAAAAGCAATCTCTAGTCTTTGCTCTGAACATTATTTGTTAAGCCCTTTCTAGGTGTTACCTTCAAATAATTTCACAGATGTGTTAGGCCTAAATGACAAAAGAAAGTACTAAGTCATTCAAATTATAGTGATACCATTGTCAAACCCCCTATAACAGGGAGCCATTTATGTTTTTGGTTGCTTGCTCGTTGCATGTTCTTGTCTGCTGGGCCTTCACAGCTGCGGCAGTGGTGGGGGCACCAGTTGCCCTGGGAGTGGCAGGATTGACTACTGTTGGGGTTGCTGCTGGAGCAACTGCAGGGGGCGCCGCAGTAGGTAAAATCAAAGAAAGCTTTAATGGCATGATGGAGTAAACAAAGCCAATGGTAGTGTTTGTGATTATAGTGTTTAGATCATATGACTTATTGAGTAGAATTGATCATTGATGATTGACTTAGTCGTTTTTTTTCTTTGCTCTGATAATGTAAGGATGTGTATTTTGTGTGTATCCATTTTGGGTCACCCATGTTCCTCAACtattagcccactgagctaaagcccaCTAAAGTCACAAAGCCACCTCCATGACAATAGGTTTCAAGTGGTATTCAGCATAACCAGAAGTCCTGGAAAATATCTATGATGATGCGTTTTGTGTCAAAAAGCATAATCATAGATTTTTTCCAGGAAGTAAATATAGGCTTTCTATTAAGATAGCTATGAGGCTTTTGTATGCAATGTATATCATTATATTTTGGGACTATATGAAGGGTGGACTGACGGGCTAGAACATTTTTCTTGAGTAAAAGCCCTTTTAACCTTTCGAATCCAAAATGGTGAGTACCTAGTTTACAATCAACAACCAAGGTTACTCTGATGGATTGGGTGAATTACAAGTTGAGTTGCCATAAAAGGAGGTTATCATAAAATAGCAATATTTTCTTTACCATTTAGGAAGTGGTACAattgctgcagcagcagcagcaacagtggGAGCAGGTAAGATCATTTATTTAGTTAGCATGAATTTAAATGATCAATTACCAGCTTCAAATAATTTTACAGATGTATTACTACTTTGTTTTGTCGTTTATGCCTAACAGTCACATGACAGTGATGCTATTGTCAACCTCCTATAACAGGGGGCTAGGTATGTTTTTGGTTGGTTGCTCAAGTGTTTCTGCTGGGCTTTCATAGTTGCGACAGTGGCAATGGCACCAGTTGTCTTAGGAGCGATAGGATTCACTGCTGGTGGGATTGCTGCTGGATCATATGCAGCAAGCATGATGTCTGCAGCGGCCGCGGTAAATGGAGGTGGGGTAGCAGCAGGGGGTCTTGTTGCTGCTCTACAGTCAGCAGGTAAATACGAAGAATGCTACAATCCTTCGATGAAATAAATAAAGACAATGGTGGAGTTTGTGATATCATAACTTACTAAATCATATGACTTGATATCATTTATCATTGATGTTTGGATTTGCTTTGTTTTTTATGTGGGACAGTGACAGATGTGTATGTGGTGAACCTAGGTGCTGCAGGCCTTTCAGGAGTGGCTACAGCGGCGGCGGGAGGTGTTGGAGCGGCAGTTAGTGGAGCCGTGGGATGGCTGGCCGCAGGAGCAGGGTTCTCAGGAGCGGCAGCGGCTACTACAGCAACTGCGGCAGGTATGTGAGTGGCAGTGCAATGTAAGGAAGTTCGTATCTCATGTGTGGGATAGTGACGTGTGTGGTCTTCTCTTGGTGCAGCAGGGCTCTCTGCAACAGCTACAGCAGCTGTGGGAGGTGTTGGAGCAGCAGTTGGGGGAACAGCGGGATGGCTGGCCTCAAGGACTAGGACACCTGaaaaggaggaaggagaagagacaGGAGCAGCTACAGCAGCTGCTGCAGGAGGTTTGTCAGATTTATTTATCATTGATAAATTGGTCATGTAAGTCAAATTAATGTTTGGCCTCTAGAGCCAAGGACTGTATAGGATAAGGCTGGTTCATGTAGGTAAGCTACCACTATGGGGCAGTAGTCAAAGTGCAAGCAGTAGTTGTCACTTAATTGCATACACGAAAAGACAAGGTACTTTGGTAGGTAAGGTAAAGGCTTGATCAGGTGTGGTGAGTTGCAGGGAGGGGGCGTGGCCAGAAGGTAATTGGGATAAGAGCCATGACCCTTCACAACAGTAAGGATGTTTGTATCTCGTATGTGGGACAGCAATGTGTGTGTTCTTCCTCTAGGTGCTGCAGGGCTTTCAGGAGAGGCTACAGAGGCTGTGGGAGGTGTTAGCGCAGCAGTTGGTGGAGCGtctgaagaggagggaggagtcaAGGAGAGAGAGCTTTCAGGAGCGGCTACAGCGGCTGTGGGAGGTGTGTGAGCGGCAGCTGAGACAGAGTAATTTATCATTTTAATTGGTAATGTAAGGATATTTGTATCTCGTATGTGGGACAGCGATGTGTGTGTTCTTCCTCTAGGTGCTGCAAGGCTTTCAGGAGTGGCTACAGCGGCTATGGGAGGTGTTAGAGCAGCAGTTGGTGGATCGGCGGGATGGCTGTTCTCAAGAATCAGGACGTCTaaaaaggagggaggagagtagagagagaagagagaagagggaggatgaGAAGAGATCCCGGAAGAGGGCCCTTTATATAAGAAAACTATGAATGTTACTGCAACATTCATTAAGGGTTTATTAATGATTTCATGATGGTGTTATGAGTGCATATGTATACCCCCTTTGGTGTTGCCAAAACACACATACTGgtatacagctctggaaagaaattaagagaccactgcaaaatataagtttctctggttttactatttataggtatgtgtttgggtgaaattaacatttttgttttattctataaactactgacaacatttctcccaaattcccccccaaaatattgtcatttagagcatttatttgcagaaaatgaaaactggtcaaaataacaaaaaagatgcagtgttgttagaactcaaataatgcaaagaaaataagttcatgttcatttttaaacaacacaatactaatgttttaacttaggaagagttcagaaatcaatatttggtggaataaccctgattttcaatcacagctttcatgcgtcttggcatgctctctaccagtctttcacattgatgttaggtgactttatgccactcctggcgcaaatatTCAAGCAGCtctgctttgtttgatggcttgtgaccatccatcttcctcttgatcacattccagaagttttcaattgggttcaggtctggagattgggctggccatgacagggtcttgatctgctggtcctccatccacaccttgattgaccaggctgtgtggcatggcgcattgtcctgctggaaaatctgcccgattccagccttgctgaagcaccacCAGATCATCACCGCTCCTCCagcaaatttcacagtgggtgcgagacactgtggcttgtaggcctctccaggtctccgtctaaccattagacgaccaggtgttgggcaaagctgaaaattggactcatcagagaagatgaccttactccagtcctctacggtccaatccttatggtcttttgcaaacctcagcctggctcttctttgcttctcattgatgaagggcttttttctagctttgcacgacttcagccctgcccctaggagcctgtttcaaaccgtcctcgccgtgcacttcaccccagctgccgtttgccattatttttgtaggtgacttgatgtcatcctacggttgttgagtgacattcgaatgagttggcggtcatcccggtcagtagagagtcgttttcgccctctgccggtctgtagctttgttgtccccaatgtctgctgcttgaccttgttcttatgaaccgccgtctttgaaattttaaggatgaaagcaacctgacgctcactgtatccctttttggcatggtcaatagttattttttgattaatattaattttgaggtactattagcactgtttttgccatccagctggtcctattgcaagaggatagtgatgaccacagcagtggtttttatacttttcctcgttaaataagatttggttcaggtgatcacctaatcagtacctaattcagtagaatgaggtgtgcctgtgttggaattcaacagacactggaatggaatggctgtcatacatgtagagatgctgatttaagaaaaatttgcagtggtctcttaattttttccagagctgtatatccACTCAACATGTATTACAAAcatatgtatacacacacactcagacacactcagtcagtgtagatgaaagggaggagacaggttaaagaatgatttttaagccttgagacaattgagacatggttctcagagggtgaatgggcaagacataagatttaagtgcctttgaacggggtatggtaatgggtgccaggcgcaccggtttgagtgtgtcaacaaCTGAAACGCTGATGGGTTTTTCAtggtcaacagtttcccgtgtgtattaagaatggtcccACAGgacccaatggacatccagccaacatgacacaactgtgggaagtattggagttgacattggccagcatccctgaggaacgtttcgacaccttgtagtccatgccccggcgaattgaggcttttctaagggcaaaatggggtgcaactcattaggaaggagttcctaatgttttgtacactcagtgtttagTACACTAATAAACCAACCTTATTAGAAATACTTTTCTATATGTTATGATTATGCTACCATAATCATTCAATTAACTCAGGTGATCTTAAATTCACTGATGTGAAAGATAATAACACTTTTGGAGACTATAGTGTTTTTTTAGAAGAAAATGTATCTGGCTGCGGTCGGATTCGAACTGGGGACCTTCGGGTCCACTCTTCCCCTTCCTCAAACACAGGAAAAAATATAGTAATTATTTTTCAGCTTATCATAATAAATAATGAATAATAAACGTGTATATACTGTAAAAAGTAATTACTTCTGCTAACTACATTTTTCTGTGGAAACCCGCTGCCTAGAACCATTCCAGTCACCCAACTCAAAGTATGTCAGTGTTTAATACTTAAAGTAATAACAACACcacccatatgtttttttttttttagttcaAATACTTCACTGTTTTGTTTTTTATGAACTTTTTGACACTAAATTGCATTATGTATTCTGAACTAAAAAGATTGAAGTCGCTTGAAGATTAACATTTGTTGTAATGAACATATAAACATTTGGTGTCCCTTCTACTTAACTTATTAACCTTCATTACTAATTTTTGTCAAGTGTAAGTAGTTCTGATTAGTAATTTTCAATGGCTGTGTCTAAATGTTTAACATTGTTTTATGTATTTGCCGATGTTTTATTTGAACCCAACTTAGCGGGCATTGTTGAGCACAGTGCTCATTTCAGTAAGAATTACAGGATGATGCATTAACCTGTCATTAAGACTGGTGCACATGACTTTGTTGTTGGTTGGAATGGCTTGTCTCATTATTGAATGTCAATTTGCTTGACGGTTTTGATATCCGTTCATCATGATCAATTACACCTCATAGCACAGCAAACTGCTTAATACTATTTTAGAAATATACTttcttcaaacatgcatacaacattgtGTAAAAGTATCATGAAGTCTAAACATTTGGAATTACCCACAATACTCTAAAAACTGAGCCACGTGGCACTATTAACTTGCAAAAACATAATAATTCTATATCAGCACAACACAGATAAATCAAGTGTTTTTTACTTAGATATCAATGTGTCTGACTACTACTTTATTATTTAAAGTCAAGATGTAAAACAATAGAATCAAGTAAAAACAacttatttaataaatgttagattgacttgaaaatataaaataatcaTAACTTGTAAAAACTCAATAACTTTAGATCAGCAGAACACAGATAAATAAAGTTATATTTACTCGATAACCTAATATGTTTTGTTAACAGTACTCAAAAACAAGTGTTAAGAACATCTGATTGACATCTGAGTGAGTACCTTGATTTGAGTTCTACAGGCAGTTGGAGATGTTTGAGTAACCACTACTCAATTGCTTTAATGAGTTAGGCACAAGTACTTTTTACAGTGTATTATATTATGAAGAAGAACCCTACATTTTCCCCTTTTCCTAATGTTCTCTCTTTTTCATCATTTTCCCCTCCCTTTTCTTCTCCCCCTTACCATTCTTTCTTCCGTCTCCCCCTTCCTTAACATACTATTTTTCCCCAGCTTTGGCGCAAGTCAAGCACTGTTAACAGCCAACAGCTTGAAAATGAAGAGCTACTTCTTTCTTCAGCCTTGCTAACAAACACACTGCTATTGCCTACTAATCATATTGCATAGGCGTATACACCTAAATGTAGGCCTACTTATATGCATTTTTATAATAATCTGCTTTGTCACATATGCGCGTTATTTGACTCGAAAACGATGAGCATTACAACGTGTCCAGTAGGTCGTTTGCACTCTCGTTATCATCCTACAGATGGCAGTATTGCAGTTCTTTTAAAGACGTCTGCAGGACTTCAAATCGACAGtcttatgtaggctacatttACATGCAGGCTAGCCGCTATGCATTATTATATTCATCCACTTCGTTATGCGTTTTGAATCGAGCATAAGGACCGGCAGTGAACAGTTTTCTCCTCAATAAAAAAGCTTGTTACAATCTATGGTTAAAGTGCACTATCAATTGCGAGTCAACAACTGCTTTATGCAGTGTGTGCCACAGAGAACTGATGATGACAATGATAGCCTACATGACTGCTATTTGACAAATGCAGAAGGCTCTtcgttaaaaaataataataattgataaACCTACATGTTTAAGGACCTGATTTATATTTTTACAATTAAAGCATAACTGTGGGAAGTATGGGGTGCAGAGGGTGCTGCAGCGCCCCCTGAAAAATGTGGACTGATATAGCCGTCTGCAGTGCAGGCAAAACTTTTTTCCATAAacgttgtcatcaaagtctggcattctctggatttatggtgctttcaagacaaaaaagaaagtcaaatcatgacgtcagtgatcttcaggtcggagctctagaaagaggcccgagttcccgacttggaattccgactTGGATGATGTTCAAAACGTATTTACctagtcggagctcgttttttcccgagttcccagttgtcttgaactcactgaagtctgagatttcccagttccgagtttccagttgttctggattgacagcatggccaatgtattcaaccttttctggcccatggtgttgcgtgtgaatgtttatcctcgtttttttcagagttcccagttgtcttgaaagcaccactaGTCAAGGATGCATCAGTGCAATATTGGCACACAGCATTCTGTTACAGACCAATGGAACAAGTACATCTTGAATTTGTAGATTTAAAATATCCCTCTAGTGGCCAGGGTTgacctattttaagaaatgccattggttggTGGGTTTAAAGTATAAGTTATTTCACAGGCTGATGGAGAAGTTGTGCCAAGATATATTCCATAGGCTACCACCTTTtgaggttagcatagggctaacgtGTGCCATGTTATCTGATGGGACCTCAATTCGCTTGAACGTTTGCTACGTTCCGGAACAACTCCAACACTTGCACACTATTTAtaaaagatgcatttgtgtttagtga from Coregonus clupeaformis isolate EN_2021a chromosome 29, ASM2061545v1, whole genome shotgun sequence encodes the following:
- the LOC121544969 gene encoding interferon alpha-inducible protein 27-like protein 2B isoform X7, which codes for MAPELDLSPPTMFLLVPGEPQEPWNDWINYFELYITQGRERGLPDEEKRVLLRHYLGNEGLCILNTLTTNETYAAMIDALTVYFSNAQNRQEPQDRQEPQEPQDRQKPQEPQAPQDRQEPQDCQEPQDPDDSQRIKQNRKRMFVTGAAATVGAVATVAMAPVVLGAIGFTAGGIAAGSYAASMMSAAAAVNGGGVAAGGLVAALQSAGAAGLSGVATAAAGGVGAAVSGAVGWLAAGAGFSGAAAATTATAAAGLSATATAAVGGVGAAVGGTAGWLASRTRTPEKEEGEETGAATAAAAGGAAGLSGEATEAVGGVSAAVGGASEEEGGVKERELSGAATAAVGGAARLSGVATAAMGGVRAAVGGSAGWLFSRIRTSKKEGGE
- the LOC121544969 gene encoding glycine-rich protein 1 isoform X4, producing MAPELDLSPPTMFLLVPGEPQEPWNDWINYFELYITQGRERGLPDEEKRVLLRHYLGNEGLCILNTLTTNETYAAMIDALTVYFSNAQNRQEPQDRQEPQEPQDRQKPQEPQAPQDRQEPQDCQEPQDPDDSQRIKQNSESNRTSQNVHNSDHQNGSTIFNICTNSNNHPSCFKVINTSEKSNSWPGIGKRMFVTGAAATVGAVATVAMAPVVLGAIGFTAGGIAAGSYAASMMSAAAAVNGGGVAAGGLVAALQSAGAAGLSGVATAAAGGVGAAVSGAVGWLAAGAGFSGAAAATTATAAAGLSATATAAVGGVGAAVGGTAGWLASRTRTPEKEEGEETGAATAAAAGGAAGLSGEATEAVGGVSAAVGGASEEEGGVKERELSGAATAAVGGAARLSGVATAAMGGVRAAVGGSAGWLFSRIRTSKKEGGE
- the LOC121544969 gene encoding interferon alpha-inducible protein 27-like protein 2B isoform X3 — protein: MAPELDLSPPTMFLLVPGEPQEPWNDWINYFELYITQGRERGLPDEEKRVLLRHYLGNEGLCILNTLTTNETYAAMIDALTVYFSNAQNRQEPQDRQEPQEPQDRQKPQEPQAPQDRQEPQDCQEPQDPDDSQRIKQNSESNRTSQNVHNSDHQNGSTIFNICTNSNNHPSCFKVINTSEKSNSWPGIGKRMFVTGAAATVGAAAAVVGAPVALGVAGLTTVGVAAGATAGGAAVGSGTIAAAAAATVGAVATVAMAPVVLGAIGFTAGGIAAGSYAASMMSAAAAVNGGGVAAGGLVAALQSAGAAGLSGVATAAAGGVGAAVSGAVGWLAAGAGFSGAAAATTATAAAGLSATATAAVGGVGAAVGGTAGWLASRTRTPEKEEGEETGAATAAAAGGAAGLSGEATEAVGGVSAAVGGASEEEGGVKERELSGAATAAVGAMCVFFL
- the LOC121544969 gene encoding spidroin-1 isoform X5, yielding MAPELDLSPPTMFLLVPGEPQEPWNDWINYFELYITQGRERGLPDEEKRVLLRHYLGNEGLCILNTLTTNETYAAMIDALTVYFSNAQNRQEPQDRQEPQEPQDRQKPQEPQAPQDRQEPQDCQEPQDPDDSQRIKQNRKRMFVTGAAATVGAAAAVVGAPVALGVAGLTTVGVAAGATAGGAAVGSGTIAAAAAATVGAVATVAMAPVVLGAIGFTAGGIAAGSYAASMMSAAAAVNGGGVAAGGLVAALQSAGAAGLSGVATAAAGGVGAAVSGAVGWLAAGAGFSGAAAATTATAAAGLSATATAAVGGVGAAVGGTAGWLASRTRTPEKEEGEETGAATAAAAGGAAGLSGEATEAVGGVSAAVGGASEEEGGVKERELSGAATAAVGGAARLSGVATAAMGGVRAAVGGSAGWLFSRIRTSKKEGGE